A window of the Alnus glutinosa chromosome 4, dhAlnGlut1.1, whole genome shotgun sequence genome harbors these coding sequences:
- the LOC133865355 gene encoding clavaminate synthase-like protein At3g21360, whose translation MEFSCKAFKVGKCDGQKVVDGETMPLVLQPTEPNEGDMDSLLFALKENKDWFEQIIIKNSAVLLRGYNVNNAQDFNEILETFGWDDIRYVGPAPRTHVYKRVWTANEGPLSEFIYYHHEMVLLKESPKKVVLFCEIPPPEGGQTPFVPSFRVTEKMIEEMPEAVEEMEEKGLKYTFTALSRNDTSSMRGRGWEDAFGTSDCVEAERRAKALGMEMEWLPNGSAKTILGPRSLTKVFDGRKGRRMWFNTLVGMHGKEHSSATMADGTEIPTKVVKRCEEIIEEESIQFKWEKGDVLFFDNMALLHGRRPAIPPRRILVATCK comes from the exons ATGGAATTTTCTTGCAAGGCCTTCAAGGTAGGAAAATGCGATGGTCAAAAAGTAGTGGACGGTGAAACCATGCCACTAGTGCTACAACCTACGGAGCCCAACGAGGGTGACATGGATTCCCTTCTCTTTGCTCTCAAAGAGAACAAGGATTGGTTTGAGCAAATTATCATCAAGAACAGTGCTGTCCTTCTTCGAGGCTACAACGTTAACAACGCCCAGGATTTCAATGAGATCTTAGAAACCTTCGGCTGGGATGATATTCGTTATGTCGGGCCAGCGCCTCGGACACATGTTTACAAACGAGTATGGACGGCTAACGAGGGACCCCTCTCCGAGTTCATATACTACCACCACGAAATGGTTTTG CTAAAGGAAAGTCCAAAAAAAGTAGTTCTTTTTTGTGAGATACCACCCCCTGAAGGTGGACAGACGCCTTTCGTTCCAAGTTTTCGTGTAACAGAAAAGATGATAGAGGAGATGCCGGAAGCTGTGGAAGAAATGGAGGAGAAGGGGTTAAAATACACATTCACGGCTCTTAGCAGGAATGATACATCCTCCATGAGGGGTAGAGGTTGGGAGGATGCATTTGGGACATCGGATTGCGTAGAAGCTGAGAGAAG GGCTAAAGCACTAGGGATGGAAATGGAGTGGCTGCCAAATGGCTCGGCGAAGACCATATTAGGCCCGCGATCTCTAACAAAGGTGTTTGatggaagaaaaggaaggagaaTGTGGTTTAACACATTAGTGGGCATGCATGGGAAGGAGCACAGCTCAGCCACGATGGCAGACGGGACAGAAATCCCAACAAAAGTAGTCAAAAGATGTGAAGAAATCATTGAAGAAGAGAGCATCCAATTCAAGTGGGAGAAGGGTGATGTTCTCTTCTTTGATAACATGGCTTTGCTTCATGGAAGAAGGCCCGCCATTCCTCCTAGAAGAATCCTGGTTGCCACATGCAAGTAG
- the LOC133865327 gene encoding probable transmembrane ascorbate ferrireductase 4, which translates to MAVVSPSIAPLLFFARVSGLAVAVLVIFWALAFKSSFPPHSSSQQYLIFAALHPLFMVIGFILVSGEAILVHRWLPGSRNSKKSVHLCLQGVALASGVFGIWTKFQGDDGIVANFFSLHSWMGLICVSLFGAQWLIGFMSFWHRGEARAARVRVLPWHVFLGLYTYGLAVATAETGLLEKLTFLQTKRNVPRHCPESMVVNGLGLGLALLSGIVILAAVSPRHQTLPNKLMYSDAKCLSS; encoded by the exons ATGGCTGTTGTCTCTCCTTCAATAGCCCCACTCCTCTTCTTCGCCAGAGTCTCAGGGCTTGCGGTAGCAGTGCTGGTCATTTTCTGGGCTCTTGCCTTCAAATCCAGCTTCCCTCCTCACTCATCCTCCCAACAATACCTCATCTTTGCA GCTCTTCATCCTTTATTCATGGTGATTGGTTTTATTCTCGTCAGTGGAGAAG CGATTCTGGTGCATAGATGGTTGCCTGGTTCCAGGAACTCCAAGAAATCTGTGCATTTGTGTCTTCAAGGAGTGGCTTTGGCTTCTGGGGTTTTTGGGATTTGGACAAAGTTTCAGGGGGACGATGGGATCGTGGCTAATTTCTTTAGTCTGCATTCTTGGATGGGTTTGATCTGTGTCTCCCTCTTTGGAGCTCAG TGGTTGATAGGTTTCATGAGCTTTTGGCACAGAGGAGAGGCGCGCGCAGCAAGGGTAAGGGTCCTGCCTTGGCACGTTTTCCTGGGCCTCTACACTTATGGTTTGGCCGTGGCCACAGCGGAGACTGGGCTGCTAGAGAAGTTGACATTCTTGCAGACCAAGAGAAACGTGCCCAGACACTGTCCAGAGTCCATGGTTGTGAATGGCCTAGGACTCGGACTCGCCCTTCTTAGCGGCATTGTAATTCTGGCTGCCGTTTCACCCAGGCACCAAACCCTTCCAAATAAACTCATGTACTCAGATGCCAAGTGCTTGTCGTCTTAA
- the LOC133867343 gene encoding uncharacterized protein LOC133867343, translating into MCSASSSSSSLFFPTHNPSPLLRRRTAPSFLRNPRPTITSPRPPLYASVAESNLELSWSSPDQNANHEYGGWAIVDSPVHKKKTGLPTFVIGGIGASLAILLAAISHFSLSRRGFRFQLGSPLHTLHGILSPGGNKGDRGETTGIAATDGSTLVSDSSPENMPHATVSMDKLERIIIPAAVDSTQQEALSLMKKLKIIEEDVKADELCTRREYARWLVRINSSLERNSKYRIIPAISLSGSTVAAFDDIGVEDPDFGSIQALAEAGVTPSKLSQRNSTDNGSEGQGDVYFSPERFISRQDLIDWKAQLEYELVPGIVEQISKTKLGFLDAREISSDASVELFTDMLAGDKSILRKVFGQSKRLQPNKPSTKAQAAVALTSGRMAEAIYTELARLEAESSARQAQMEDIRSELLDEGEIQRFWDQKLIEEKTHGLEVEKVYFAAVSDLEQEKFVQEKFFAEYLKEQAAMDCQRQLFLSLKEEVAEMSEKLASERTMYISELHNLQDMFSDLQTKQEGLLDTKSILEAEKEALRILRSWVEDEARKSQARAKVLEEVGRRWKWDNQD; encoded by the exons ATGTGCTCCgcgtcttcttcttcatcatctctCTTCTTCCCCACTCACAATCCCTCTCCCCTACTACGGCGTCGTACTGCCCCATCGTTTCTCCGCAATCCCAGACCCACAATCACAAGCCCTAGGCCGCCCCTCTATGCCTCAGTCGCCGAGAGCAACCTTGAGCTCTCGTGGTCCTCTCCGGACCAGAATGCGAACCACGAGTACGGCGGTTGGGCCATCGTTGACTCACCGGTACATAAGAAGAAGACAG GCTTGCCTACATTTGTGATTGGTGGAATTGGGGCCTCCCTGGCTATTCTACTCGCTGCCATTTCTCACTTCTCACTATCAAGAAGAG GTTTTAGGTTTCAGTTGGGAAGTCCATTACATACTTTGCATGGGATATTAAGTCCAGGTGGAAACAAAGGTGATCGAGGCGAAACTACGGGCATTGCTGCAACTGATGGGAGCACTTTGGTGTCTGATTCAAGCCCAGAAAATATGCCGCATGCTACTG TATCTATGGACAAGCTTGAACGTATTATAATCCCAGCTGCTGTGGATTCTACTCAACAGGAAGCTTTGTCACTTATGAAGAAACTGAAG ATCATTGAAGAAGATGTCAAGGCGGATGAATTGTGTACTAGAAGGGAATATGCAAGATGGCTAGTTCGAATAAATTCGTCATTGGAAAG GAATTCAAAGTACAGGATCATTCCAGCAATTTCACTTTCAGGGTCCACTGTTGCTGCATTTGATGATATAGGCGTTGAAGATCCAGATTTTGGGTCCATTCAAG CCCTGGCAGAGGCTGGTGTCACTCCCAGCAAGCTATCACAGAGGAACTCCACTGATAATGGTTCTGAAGGCCAAGGAGATGTTTATTTTTCCCCTGAGAG GTTTATCTCTCGACAGGATCTCATTGACTGGAAAGCCCAGTTAGAGTATGAACTCGTACCAGGCATCGTGGAACAG atatcaaaaacaaaattgggTTTTTTGGATGCGAGGGAGATCAGTTCAGACGCATCAGTGGAACTTTTTACGGACATGTTAGCTGGGGACAAGAGCATACTCAGAAAAGTTTttg GACAGAGCAAGCGGCTTCAACCAAACAAGCCTTCAACAAAAGCACAAGCTGCGGTGGCACTGACAAGTGGAAGGATGGCAGAAGCAATTTATACTGAATTAGCTAGACTAGAAGCTGAGAGCTCTGCAAGGCAAGCTCAAATGGAAGATATTAGGTCTGAGTTGCTTGACGAAGGAGAAATACAGAGGTTTTGGGATCAGAAGCTGATTGAAGAGAAAACCCATGGTCTTGAGGTGGAGAAGGTTTATTTTGCTGCTGTTAGTGATTTGGAACAAGAGAAGTTTGTCCAGGAGAAATTTTTTGCTGAGTATTTGAAGGAGCAGGCAGCTATGGACTGTCAGAGGCAACTGTTTCTGAGTCTAAAGGAAGAGGTTGCTGAGATGTCAGAAAAGCTTGCATCTGAGAGGACTATGTATATTAGTGAGCTGCATAATTTACAGGACATGTTCAGTGATTTACAGACCAAGCAGGAAGGACTACTTGATACAAAATCTATACTTGAAGCTGAGAAAGAAGCTCTCCGGATTCTTAG ATCTTGGGTAGAGGATGAAGCTAGGAAAAGCCAAGCTCGTGCCAAGGTTCTTGAGGAGGTTGGCCGAAGGTGGAAATGGGACAACCAAGATTGA